The Parasteatoda tepidariorum isolate YZ-2023 chromosome X2, CAS_Ptep_4.0, whole genome shotgun sequence genome includes a region encoding these proteins:
- the LOC107452994 gene encoding 4-hydroxyphenylpyruvate dioxygenase-like protein gives MSTEEPVVNHVELCVEDINYTISILKKFGFRVFAKRETVKCKQVALRLGKGIIFIVNKRVYHGKIVGSECDSSNSFPVFVCCGDSKRHTIDSVFNVSFNVRNVYNLTKKIASEIGSVILKPRTVTDEYGSVTFSCVRSCVGNVIHTLVNKTDYKGPFLPGFKIVEDEEFSCDDSGLQLEEIMTHVDHVTIAVTKGDSERVLKFYETCFGMKKFNISRDNESDDGLILADSIGIKLKAMEYYRCAETGLIYPPSCQNRERNSNSLMLVVVESLPGQADCNIETFLREHQQGGIEHVALSTTNIYRAVSLMTVKGCSFRKPPRAYYSELRKMKEINEEEDIASLEKLGILLDNESENLPEKSNCPKYLMQIFAHPIFLPAKTFFIEIIHRRNQARGLGQGNIIALVRSIREEEKRKLAESSKKQDIEEETSRVC, from the exons ATGTCAACAGAAGAACCTGTTGTAAATCATGTTGAGTTGTGCGTTGAAGATATAAACTATACTatatctattttgaaaaaatttggatttagaGTATTTGCAAAACGGGAAACCGTCAAATGTAAGCAGGTTGCACTAAGACTGGGTAAAGGCATCATATTCATTGTCAATAAACGAGTGTATCACGGAAAAATAGTAGGGAGTGAATGTGATTCATCTAACAGTTTTCCAGTTTTCGTTTGCTGCGGGGATAGCAAACGGCACACTAttgattcagtttttaatgTGTCGTTTAATGTCAGAAATGTGTATAATTTGACTAAAAAGATTGCGTCGGAAATAGGATCAGTGATTCTAAAACCAAGAACAGTTACTGATGAATACGGATCTGTTACATTCTCATGTGTTCGGTCATGTGTAGGGAATGTGATTCACACTTTAGTAAACAAAACGGACTATAAGGGTCCGTTTCTGCCTGGATTTAAAATTGTAGAAGATGAAGAATTTTCTTGTGACGATTCGGGATTACAACTCGAAGAAATCATGACGCATGTGGATCATGTAACCATTGCCGTGACTAAAGGAGATTCTGAAAgagttctaaaattttatgaaacctgttttggaatgaaaaaattcaacatcagccg ggaTAATGAATCTGATGATGGTCTGATTTTAGCTGATTCTATAGGTATTAAGCTTAAAGCTATGGAATACTATCGGTGCGCCGAGACAGGACTCATTTATCCACCATCGTGCCAAAACCGAGAACGAAATTCAAACAGTCTGATGCTAGTCGTTGTTGAAAGCCTTCCAGGGCAAG ctgATTGTAACATTGAAACTTTCCTTCGTGAACACCAGCAAGGGGGGATCGAACATGTCGCCCTCAGTACGACAAACATATATAGAGCAGTTTCATTAATGACAGTAAAAGGATGCAGTTTTCGGAAACCTCCAAGAGCCTATTACAGCgaa ctgagaaaaatgaaagaaataaatgaagaagaagACATAGCGTCTCTGGAAAAACTGGGTATTTTGTTGGACAACGAATCCGAGAATTTGCCAGAAAAAAGTAATTGCCCtaa GTACTTGATGCAAATATTTGCGCACCCTATATTTTTGCCAGCCAAAACCTTTTTCATCGAAATTATTCACAGGCGCAACCAAGCTCGAGGTCTTGGTCAAGGAAATATTATCGCATTAGTACGTTCGATacgagaagaagaaaaaagaaagttggCTGAGTCATCAAAGAAACAAGATATTGAAGAGGAAACAAGTCGAGTTTGTTGA